In Labrus bergylta chromosome 6, fLabBer1.1, whole genome shotgun sequence, the following proteins share a genomic window:
- the rab3ab gene encoding RAB3A, member RAS oncogene family, b isoform X2: MASATATYGQKESSDQNFDYMFKILIIGNSSVGKTSFLFRYADDSFTPAFVSTVGIDFKVKTIYRNDKRIKLQIWDTAGQERYRTITTAYYRGAMGFILMYDITNEESFNAVQDWSTQIKTYSWDNAQVLLVGNKCDMDDERVVNGDRGRQLSEHLGFEFFEASAKDNINVKQTFERLVDIICEKMSESLDAGDPAVTGAKQGPQLTEQPTPPRQDCAC, translated from the exons ATGGCTTCAGCAACAGCGACCTACGGGCAGAAGGAGTCCTCGGATCAAAACTTTGACTACATGTTCAAGATCCTCATCATCGGCAACAGCAGCGTGGGAAAAACCTCCTTCTTGTTCCGCTATGCCGACGACTCCTTCACGCCGGCCTTCGTCAGTACAGTGGGCATAGACTTTAAGGTTAAGACCATCTACAGGAACGACAAGAGGATCAAATTACAGATCTGG gacACGGCAGGTCAGGAGCGTTACCGCACTATCACCACGGCCTACTACAGAGGAGCCATGGGCTTCATCCTCATGTACGACATCACCAACGAGGAGTCCTTCAATGCCGTCCAGGACTG GTCCACTCAGATAAAGACATACTCGTGGGACAACGCCCAGGTGCTGCTGGTCGGAAACAAGTGTGACATGGATGACGAGCGAGTGGTGAACGGAGACAGAGGCCGGCAGCTGTCTGAACACCTCG GTTTTGAATTCTTTGAGGCCAGCGCCAAAGACAACATCAACGTGAAGCAGACCTTTGAGCGCCTGGTTGACATCATCTGTGAAAAGATGTCTGAGAGCCTTGACGCCGGAGATCCCGCTGTCACAGGGGCCAAACAGGGGCCCCAGCTGACAGAGCAGCCTACTCCTCCTCGCCAGGACTGTGCATGTTAA
- the rab3ab gene encoding RAB3A, member RAS oncogene family, b isoform X1 — protein sequence MNQCWSSKTKLYQWQKSAWEMASATATYGQKESSDQNFDYMFKILIIGNSSVGKTSFLFRYADDSFTPAFVSTVGIDFKVKTIYRNDKRIKLQIWDTAGQERYRTITTAYYRGAMGFILMYDITNEESFNAVQDWSTQIKTYSWDNAQVLLVGNKCDMDDERVVNGDRGRQLSEHLGFEFFEASAKDNINVKQTFERLVDIICEKMSESLDAGDPAVTGAKQGPQLTEQPTPPRQDCAC from the exons ATGAACCAGTGCTGGTCAAGTAAAACTAAACTCTATCAGTGGCAAAAGTCTGCATGGGAG ATGGCTTCAGCAACAGCGACCTACGGGCAGAAGGAGTCCTCGGATCAAAACTTTGACTACATGTTCAAGATCCTCATCATCGGCAACAGCAGCGTGGGAAAAACCTCCTTCTTGTTCCGCTATGCCGACGACTCCTTCACGCCGGCCTTCGTCAGTACAGTGGGCATAGACTTTAAGGTTAAGACCATCTACAGGAACGACAAGAGGATCAAATTACAGATCTGG gacACGGCAGGTCAGGAGCGTTACCGCACTATCACCACGGCCTACTACAGAGGAGCCATGGGCTTCATCCTCATGTACGACATCACCAACGAGGAGTCCTTCAATGCCGTCCAGGACTG GTCCACTCAGATAAAGACATACTCGTGGGACAACGCCCAGGTGCTGCTGGTCGGAAACAAGTGTGACATGGATGACGAGCGAGTGGTGAACGGAGACAGAGGCCGGCAGCTGTCTGAACACCTCG GTTTTGAATTCTTTGAGGCCAGCGCCAAAGACAACATCAACGTGAAGCAGACCTTTGAGCGCCTGGTTGACATCATCTGTGAAAAGATGTCTGAGAGCCTTGACGCCGGAGATCCCGCTGTCACAGGGGCCAAACAGGGGCCCCAGCTGACAGAGCAGCCTACTCCTCCTCGCCAGGACTGTGCATGTTAA